The nucleotide sequence GCTCCTATCACGAACCTGTTGCGGGTAAGCCCACGTATCGGCTCGGTGGGATGACCTGTCTCGCCGGCGACTTCATGGGCGATTATTCGTTCGACCAGCCGCTGAAAATTGGCGACAGACTTGTCTTCGACGATATGATCCATTACACCATGGTTAAGACTACAACGTTCAACGGAGTGAATCTGCCCAGCATTGGTATCTGGAAAGAACAAAACCAGTTCGAACTGGTTCGCACCTTTGGATATGATAGCTTTAAAGACCGCCTAAGCTGATCGGGATTGTGCGTATCTTGCCGTATCCACATCACTCAGCTTCTTATGCTTCGTCTGTTCTGTTTGCTTAGCCTGTTGCCAGTTTTCGGTCAGGCGCAACCGGATAGCTTGTCGGAAACATTGGTGCGTCGACCAGCCTCAATCACTGCCGAAATTGGCGGCTCTGCTGCTACTAGTCAGCAGACGCCCTTCTGGTTACGGGCTAATCGTTTTGGTATCGTGCCCATTACTAACCCGTTTGGTTTTGTACGGTTTAGTAGCGCCAGAACATTCAGTTGGGGCAGGAAGAGTTGGTTTAGCCTTGATTATGGCGTAGAGGTTGTCGGGACGGTATCGCCCTCAACTGCTTATCAACCAGCCCGACAAGTGCTATTGCCGGAAGGTTACGGACGCATTCGTCTGGACCGTTTCGAACTGGTGGCGGGTCGCCGGAAGCAGATCATTGGAATAGTTGACACGCTGCTGACGTCGGGGTCCTATTCCAATTCGGGCAACGCATTGCCGATTCCGCAGATTCGGTTTGGTACAACCGGCTTTGTTTCGGTACCATTCACCCACGATCTGCTTGCTTTTCATGCCTTCTTTGCGCACGGCTGGTTTGGAAACGCCGACTCCGTACGTAACTCATTTCTGCACCAGAAAGCGCTTTACGTCCGATTCGGCAAATCCACCTGGCCTGTGCGCCTGTATGGAGGCCTGGTTCATAACGCCCAGTGGGGTGGACAAGCAACCCGACCAAACTGGGGTATCGTTTCGGGCGGGCAGTTGCCATCGAGTGTTAAAGATTACTGGTACGTAATAACTTCCCGTCAGCCCGATTCGATTCAAACGGCTACCTATACCGAATATGATGGTCTGAATCGATTCGGTAATCACCTCGGCTCCTGGGATTTTGCGGCTGAAATTACGGGGCGGCAGGCCACCTGGCTCGTTTACCTGCAACATCCATTCGAGGATAAATCCGGATTAATCTGGCTCAATGCGCCCGATGCGCTTTATGGCCTTAGCTGGCGGAGTCGCAGCGAAAGAGGCCTTCGCAGTCGTGGGTTTAACCTTCGGCGCATAACGCTGGAGTACCTCGATACCCGACGGGAGAGCGATCGGGCAAGTACGCAAGCCCTGGGCGGTTACGACGGAAACGATGATTATTTCAATAATGGTCAGTATGCCGACGGCTGGACATACCGATACCGGACCATTGGCACCCCGTTTCTAACCCCCCGGTCAGAAACGACAGTTGTCAATTATGGTGGGCCGGGCACTTTCCGCAAGGCCATTGTCAATAACCGGGTACAGGTTATGCACGTCGGTTTATTGGCAGCGCTGTTTCAGCAGACAACGGTGCGCGGCCTGGTTTCTATCAGCAAAAATTATGGTCGGTTTGGCAAATCGGCGCAGGACGGCCGGGGCATCTGGCAGAGCAGTCTCCTGCTCGAAATCAGCCAGCCGGTATCCTGGCTGGGCGGAACCAGACTTAAAGCAGCCATTGCCGCCGATAAAGGTGTTCTGCTGCCCGATGGAGTGGGAAGTTATCTGAGTCTGCAAAAGACATGGTAATGGGTAAGTTTGTCCTTGAGGATTCAGCGTTTGTGCTTATTATGCATCAGGAAGTGCGCCAGAACCTTCAGCGCACCGGCTCCGAAACGTTATGCCTTCAACCGATGCTCTTTTGCTTGCCCTGACGCTTACCCGCGACCAGGCAGTCGATCAAACCAGATTGCTGCAGCAGCTACTAACCAAGAACGCCGGAAAAATCGTTAAGCTTCCCGTTGGTACGTTCAACGTCCGGACGTTGAACGTACCCAAAAATACCCGGCTGGTTATTGGCGCAACAACCATTCTGCGTGGTCTGCCGACCGACCAGCCATTACCGGTGCTGGCGCTGCAATCGGGTGTTCGCGTTGACGGAACCGGCACGGTACACGGTAACCGCACCCAGCGGAAACGCGGCACAGGCGTGCAGGTTCGTCTGGCCGAGAACGTAACGATTAATGGGCTTCGCATTCGGGAAGTGGCTGAGCAGGGCTTACAGGTTGTTGCGTCGAAGAAGCTAACCTTTTCTAACATGCAGGTAACTGGCTGCGGCCTGAAGGGGGTTGACCAGCATCAGGGTATTAATCTGGTTATCTCGCAGGATATTCAGGTAACGGGCTGCCGGGTTGAAGATGCCCAACATGGTATTCAGTGGTGGGGCGATGAAACGAATGGCTACTGCGAAAACCTGCGGATTCGGAGCAACCGGGTTCGGCGCGTACTGGGTGGAGGAATCTGGGGCAACCGGGGCCGTAACGTCTCCGTCACCAGTAACACCGTCGAAATTTGTGGCGACGTAGGTGTTGACTTCGAACACTCGTTCAATTGCACAGCCGTCGGCAACACCGTGCGGGACTGCAAAAATTACGGACTGGCCACCTTTTATGGTAGTGAGCGGGTTACCTTCACCAACAACCGGGTTTATCAGGGGGTTAAATACGGCCATGGTATCGGCCTGTGTGGCGAAGGAACCAGCAAGCAGATTTCGTTCATCGGCGGCAGCATCAACACCAAAGGCCCTAACGCCTGCGGCTTGCTGACAGTCGGCACAAACGTAGCGCAGGATATCCTGGTGCAGGGCGTCCGGATCGTAACAGAAGGCAAAGGCGGCATTCCAATCCGGGTGCTGGACAATAATCAGTTTCAGATCGTTAACAATCCGCTCATTTCCGGAGCGAATCCGGCCGGAGTTAGTCTGGAAGGCTCAAGCCGCAGTCTGGTAGCGGGCAACACGATTGTTCACCGGGGGCCGGATCTATCGCCAGCGGGTCAGCGCGGAGGGATTTTCGTGTATTTCCGCTCGGCCGATTTCCCGGCCCAGAACAATACCATCCGGCGAAACACCATTCGTGGCTATAAAACCGGCATCAATGATGAATGCTGGGGCAATACCAATTCTAACAACGTTTTTGAACAGAATATCACCCCCAACCTTCTGCACCGGGGCAGCGAAGGAAACTGGGGCGGCAAAGCGCTTCAGAACCGCACCGAGGCAAAACTGGCGGCTCCGGTAGAAATAAAGCAGTAGTAACGGCCTATAAACAAAAAACCTGCGCACAACGAGGCCCGCAGGTTTTTATCAGACAGCTAAAGGTGTACTGCTCAAGGCAGTTACGAAGTAAAAATACGACGAATTTTGTTATCCGTACGTAACTTCCCGGTTAATTCTTCCCGAACTCCCGGTGGTAGGCTGCTTTATACAGTTCTTCTTCGGGCAGGCTTTTAAAATATTCATACGTAATCCGCAACCCTTCGGCCCGCGACACCTTCGGCTCCCAATCCAGAAGGGCTTTCGCTTTGCTAATGTCGGGCTGCCGCTGCTTGGGATCATCTTTCGGCAGCTCTTTGAAAACAAGTTTCTGCGACGTGCCGGTGAGCTTGATAATCTCCTCGCCAAACTCCTTGATGGTAATTTCGGACGGGTTGCCAATGTTGACCGGATAAGCGTGGTCACTCAGCAGCAGACGATAAATTCCTTCCACTAAATCATCGACGTAACAGAACGAGCGCGTC is from Spirosoma taeanense and encodes:
- a CDS encoding capsule assembly Wzi family protein encodes the protein MLRLFCLLSLLPVFGQAQPDSLSETLVRRPASITAEIGGSAATSQQTPFWLRANRFGIVPITNPFGFVRFSSARTFSWGRKSWFSLDYGVEVVGTVSPSTAYQPARQVLLPEGYGRIRLDRFELVAGRRKQIIGIVDTLLTSGSYSNSGNALPIPQIRFGTTGFVSVPFTHDLLAFHAFFAHGWFGNADSVRNSFLHQKALYVRFGKSTWPVRLYGGLVHNAQWGGQATRPNWGIVSGGQLPSSVKDYWYVITSRQPDSIQTATYTEYDGLNRFGNHLGSWDFAAEITGRQATWLVYLQHPFEDKSGLIWLNAPDALYGLSWRSRSERGLRSRGFNLRRITLEYLDTRRESDRASTQALGGYDGNDDYFNNGQYADGWTYRYRTIGTPFLTPRSETTVVNYGGPGTFRKAIVNNRVQVMHVGLLAALFQQTTVRGLVSISKNYGRFGKSAQDGRGIWQSSLLLEISQPVSWLGGTRLKAAIAADKGVLLPDGVGSYLSLQKTW
- a CDS encoding right-handed parallel beta-helix repeat-containing protein, which produces MPSTDALLLALTLTRDQAVDQTRLLQQLLTKNAGKIVKLPVGTFNVRTLNVPKNTRLVIGATTILRGLPTDQPLPVLALQSGVRVDGTGTVHGNRTQRKRGTGVQVRLAENVTINGLRIREVAEQGLQVVASKKLTFSNMQVTGCGLKGVDQHQGINLVISQDIQVTGCRVEDAQHGIQWWGDETNGYCENLRIRSNRVRRVLGGGIWGNRGRNVSVTSNTVEICGDVGVDFEHSFNCTAVGNTVRDCKNYGLATFYGSERVTFTNNRVYQGVKYGHGIGLCGEGTSKQISFIGGSINTKGPNACGLLTVGTNVAQDILVQGVRIVTEGKGGIPIRVLDNNQFQIVNNPLISGANPAGVSLEGSSRSLVAGNTIVHRGPDLSPAGQRGGIFVYFRSADFPAQNNTIRRNTIRGYKTGINDECWGNTNSNNVFEQNITPNLLHRGSEGNWGGKALQNRTEAKLAAPVEIKQ